CGACAACTTCTCCCCTGGCTGAATTCCAGGTCACCCTTATGACCCAGAACATCGCGAAAAGCTTCGGGATTAACAAAAAGGCTGGTGCTGTACTTCATAAACTTACAGCTGCCTATGATACAGTATGGCACCGAAGCTTTGCCTGCAAGCCGCTGCGTCTACTCCCAGACAAAACAGGTACATAATCCGTATAACCATGGAGCTAGTTTACAAACGGAGAAGTATCTTCACCCCAGGTCACAATAAGCGAAACAAGCTATGACGCCTTAAAGACGGGATCCCACAAGGATCGATGGCACTCCTTCTTAAACATCTACGCGCTCTTCTGTCCAGTTCCCAAATAAGTCGGAATAACAGTTCGCTCACGTTTTGTCGAACTCGAACAGTTGGCTCACGTTTTGTCGACAACTTGAGTCACTACGCAAGAAACGAATATCCCGGATCGCCTTGAAAAGACAAATGATAACTTTTGCTCGGGCACTAGGCTGCTACTCTCCGTAAAAAAGCGATGGTTTTACTTTATTCCATCGCTGAGTAGCTTACTGCACTTGTGTCTGGTGTCGCATCACACAACCACCAAGTACACATTGTCATAAACGGTATTTTGCATACTACGGTGTTTAACGTACTGGATGTCTGGGTCCCACATCATTGGAAAACCTTCTCTTCCTTGCGGTCAGCAAGTTGCCGGCATCCAACCTCCTGTGCTTCCACTCTTTTCCATTCAGCTTGATGGGCTGAATAACAACTGGATCACACGACGACAAATACtactttttttgttatttactagGTGAAGATTTTGACAcggaaatgaaaattttccatGATTGTAGCTCTAAGAGAATAAAACAGCATTGAGATATTGAATAAACAAATTAGGCATGGTTAAtcgcaacaatttaaaaaagaaattcattttttgtgcGGACTGTTTTAAGAACAACTGTGCATTTTTCATTCATTAAAGAAATCAACGCCAATTATTATAAGCTTTAGCCtgtatttaattaaaaaaagttatacCGATAACATTGTTGCTTTGGCCAGCAAAAGTATAGACTAATAAGAAGTTTGTTGATCCCACGCACGTTTATAATTGAAAGTTAAACAAGTAAGCTTACAGCGAAAGAGTGACAAAATACAGAGTGTACTAAATTTTGCATGCTCATTTACTGGACAGTTTCATCGAAATTGGAGAATGCTTGAATTCTGAGGGTTTGATGTGTTCTGGCAACAGAAGCGGGGTCTTAATCCCTAAAATGCTGTTTCTTATAACCGAGTTCTGTTTTAACCGTCCATGTGCCTATCAACAACGAGCACGTTCTGTAAGTTTCCTAAAATCTTATTTGGTACAGTATCACCGTGAAACGCTTGGTGTGTTGGGTAGCCGTCGTTAACCTTTCACCGTTATAGCACCACAAAGGGTCAAGGTCTTTCCACGTTTTAGGTCGACGTGCATTGCTCCTTTTTGCAATCATCGTACTCTTCCTTTCCGACGATTAAAGGCGAAATATTTGATAGACTGCCTACTGCCTAGGAAACGTTTCTGaggcaaaacaaacatatggCAAGCATATATATGTAATGAACGTTTAATAACTGAAATGCGtacaaaaaaatggaaacaaatgCAGTTAAACGTAATTTTGTGGCATAACTGACTCAAGGACACGGGTTAAAACTAATTAGTTTAAGCTTCATCTTCGTTATCTGAACCTTCGCTTTCCGAGCCAAATTCAGTTAAAATGTGTTGAAGCTCAGATAAATTTATTGGTGATTcactttcatcatcttctttctCCATTGGGTCCAATTTTGCCATATCGTAAGTGCCTAGCTTCTCATTGAGCAGAGGTGTATTTGCTTGAAAAGGTACTGTGCCCTTAATGTCATTTATGAAAGAAAGAAGTTCGATCTCTGCTTGCAACTGATGGGTAACCACATATGGTTCCACAACCTCACAGCCTTCTACAAGATTAGACACtatgtttatttgcttttgataGAAGTTCATCACACTTGTCATATCTTCTTTTAAATGACACATTTCTTCTTTGCACCTTTCCCGAATGCAATGTTGttccttgatttttttttcaataaaaccagGTACGTTTTGAACTGGCCCAGACCCGACAACCATTTCAAAAGTTAtgcttttcatttcattttgtggaaCATTCTGGTATTTATTATACATAGTAATCTGATGACGAATGTTGTTGTTAACCTTCCTGATGCTTCGCACTAGTCGTTGAACAATTGTTTGACCAGCTGAAAAATCATCATGtacaaacttgaaaataacagaACAGTAGCTTTATCGATAATGTAACCCCATGCATAGTGCATGCACAAATTACCTGGGTATTTTTGAATCAAagtagataaaaaaatttttcgatatttaatttataaatgttctccaaaatttctgctctttttttcttcacagcacttgacaaatatttaagcatCATATCATCTTTTACATCCCAACGAATCAATATACCGTTTTCTACTTCAACTTTGGAAAGATGACTGTCAAGTCTACAAAACAACGCATACAATATGTAAAATAGAAGAACATGCAATACATCGATGAAGAAAGCATATATCATGTCCTGGCAAACAATACTCTTGGCAATTGAACTcccatatactgtattttcacCATCATTGTGTGGGTTTTAACTTTATCACAGTAATTTTGGCGGATACACTGTTGTtactgttttataagcttttcTAATGGTTTCTGATGTTGCAGCAGTGGGAAGTAACAATATTCGTTTATGTCTGGGGAATTATTGTAGTAACTCAATTTAACATTGATATGTCCTTCAGCTTACTTAGCAATTTGGTCAACTTTTCCAAAAAGTATTTCAGACGTTATTTCCTTTGTCAAATCTTCAACGTCTTCtctacaaattaacaaaattatatagtttcctatacaattatacaaaattcTATTCCTAAAGGATTCAGTACTTAAATTTGTATGTTCAACAGTTTCgcaattttcacttttgcaaTACAACCCACAAACAGTAACTAGCATGAATTTTATACACCATAAAATTGTATTGAAAAATGTATCATTCAGAAAACATTTAGTCAACTCACTTCAACCAATAGTATTCTTGAAGTTTAAGTGAGTATTCTTCTACCCAAGAAAAAGATGCCATTTCTGCAGAAGAACACGGCTCTGGTTGCAGAGCTATTGCTTTTAATTGATGTTGTGTTAATGTTCCTGTAAGGTTTATTGTATAATGTTATACTCtcatttctgaaaataaataacaaggaatataataattcaaatagatgatacaaatacaaatatacaaagaCACATAATCATATATACCACCAGGGTAAGAAGCTGCCATAGCTTCTAATTCACTCTTGGCCAATTCCATTTTGCAGCTAGCTCTCTTCAGCTTGTTCATCAATGTACAACCTTTGAAACAGAGCTTAAAGCTTGtcatatttattttagttattcAGTGCATGTTTGAAAgctgaagaaaaagaaaacctaAATCATGCAAGTTTATTTAATTGTGTGAAGATATCTTAAGTCAATCTGGACCAAATCACAAACAAGGCTtacccaaattttttttgatctTGCGCCCATAATGAATCAAGCCACCGGTAAGCAAATCAGTACGATGTTCCGGTTTCATCTCTTTTGAGATTTTGTTAAATCCACGAAGGTATGCCCATAATCGCTCCACAGTTTCACCATCCGTAAGTCCAAACCCCATCCAGGAACCTCGGGTTGaattgtttctaaattttaaacagaacaaaaaaaCTGAGAGATAATTATCTCATTACACTTGAATACATCCTTatataaagattttgtcatacagacaacaagtttttcaaaattagacCTTAATATTTTCGGTGAATTTCTTGTGCTCAgtgtaataaaactaaaagacTTTGACCTAACAGTTGTACAATATATAGGtataaaatatcatgtttACCTGACAAGAGAAAATATGGCCATATGAATGAAAAACAGGTA
The nucleotide sequence above comes from Clavelina lepadiformis unplaced genomic scaffold, kaClaLepa1.1 scaffold_281, whole genome shotgun sequence. Encoded proteins:
- the LOC143472235 gene encoding uncharacterized protein LOC143472235 isoform X4 — protein: MAIFSLVRNNSTRGSWMGFGLTDGETVERLWAYLRGFNKISKEMKPEHRTDLLTGGLIHYGRKIKKNLGCTLMNKLKRASCKMELAKSELEAMAASYPGGTLTQHQLKAIALQPEPCSSAEMASFSWVEEYSLKLQEYYWLKEDVEDLTKEITSEILFGKVDQIAKLDSHLSKVEVENGILIRWDVKDDMMLKYLSSAVKKKRAEILENIYKLNIEKFFYLL